In Streptomyces sp. NBC_00433, a single genomic region encodes these proteins:
- a CDS encoding lantibiotic dehydratase family protein has protein sequence MAGTTGGVAEGSARAPGAVAPAVTVSPYALVRTVALAAAEPSPDSLAHRECAGRLVELALLCEQVRAALCDSLHERARTAAADVRGRVLLPLRRDVHNGRSPRSALRAALADLDLGTPLLDTWLTARDGIDRTAARLALLGPSALRADREALAALCRSEDLQRAVALTSEDLLRAVRRAAARGGEPDKQGRKSEATVLRYAMRAVTRTSPLSWFCHVGWGRWEDGAADAAAHRPFAVAGVQRSLLDALLQAVLGRQELASAVDYQPAPDLYAEGVELSYRRVSRADGAPPGPAPEEKVTLRSTPALRLVVDRCRAGGAVRQHDLADAVARRLGGPPERAERAAAAYVASLVDQGLLRPVPPFDPQARDIVPEACRWLAGLGLPELAGTLAAIGAGTAGYPHLPAASRPAALARIRSHWSEAFALAGSEPGSLRAPLTEDVVLPSVTALGPGHGKACLPDIARLGPLFEVFDGHAVLRRMTRDRFVARFGVGGTCDSLAGFAEEIVAVREVCDGLPPGGTPPGAGGQVRDLLGLRAELARLVPAAGPGAEAVLPEELLDEAARRTPSWVRRRPASYGVFVQPVPDGPATRLCVNHVYGGWGRFTSRFLDHLDPGAGRQVSARIADALGEGERVAQVRPVGGFNANLHPRLVADEVSEAAAAATLRPEELQLFHDAEADQLRLRVTATGEPISVLYLGFLLPSVLPDRWMPLVDDLGAGPVDLGGALAQNRPYATALGPIGYRPRLRYRDVVVARAQWRLPKEAVHAWRAELDRDPPVQAVARRRALLGLPEHVFVAAAPPRGAAGTGALMTGLAQPKSQYVDLGSALHLRCLSRTLARYPDGVVVGEALPVPMPGVRAVELVIETYRSHP, from the coding sequence GTGGCCGGCACGACAGGCGGGGTGGCGGAAGGGTCCGCCCGCGCTCCGGGAGCGGTGGCGCCGGCGGTGACGGTGTCGCCGTACGCACTGGTCAGGACCGTGGCACTCGCTGCTGCCGAGCCCTCCCCCGACAGCCTCGCCCACCGCGAGTGCGCCGGGCGCCTCGTCGAACTGGCCCTGCTGTGCGAGCAGGTCAGGGCCGCCCTCTGCGACAGCCTCCACGAGCGGGCGCGCACCGCGGCGGCGGATGTGCGCGGTCGCGTGCTGCTGCCGCTGCGGCGGGACGTCCACAACGGGCGGTCGCCGAGGAGCGCCCTGCGGGCCGCGCTGGCCGACCTGGACCTCGGGACGCCCTTGCTGGACACGTGGCTGACCGCACGTGACGGCATCGATCGTACGGCCGCCCGGCTCGCCCTGCTCGGCCCCTCGGCGCTGCGCGCCGACCGCGAGGCGCTTGCCGCCCTGTGCCGCAGCGAAGACCTGCAGCGCGCTGTCGCGCTGACCAGCGAGGACCTCCTGCGTGCGGTGCGGCGTGCGGCCGCCCGGGGCGGCGAACCCGACAAGCAGGGCCGCAAGTCCGAGGCCACGGTGCTGCGGTACGCGATGCGCGCCGTGACCAGGACGAGCCCGCTGTCCTGGTTCTGCCACGTCGGCTGGGGCCGGTGGGAGGACGGCGCCGCCGACGCGGCCGCCCACCGTCCCTTCGCCGTGGCCGGGGTGCAGCGGTCGCTGCTGGACGCCCTCCTCCAGGCCGTCCTCGGGCGCCAGGAGCTTGCCTCCGCGGTGGACTACCAGCCGGCACCTGACCTGTACGCCGAAGGGGTGGAGCTGTCCTACCGGCGGGTGTCCCGGGCTGACGGGGCTCCGCCCGGTCCGGCCCCGGAGGAGAAGGTCACCCTGCGGTCGACCCCGGCGCTGCGCCTCGTGGTCGACCGCTGCCGGGCCGGCGGCGCGGTGCGGCAGCACGACCTGGCCGATGCCGTCGCCCGCCGGCTCGGGGGCCCGCCCGAGAGGGCGGAGCGCGCCGCGGCCGCCTACGTCGCCTCGCTCGTCGACCAGGGGCTGCTCAGGCCCGTACCGCCCTTCGACCCCCAGGCACGGGACATCGTCCCCGAGGCCTGCCGCTGGCTGGCCGGCCTCGGGCTCCCCGAACTGGCCGGCACGCTGGCCGCCATCGGAGCCGGCACCGCGGGCTACCCGCACCTCCCCGCGGCGTCCCGGCCCGCGGCCCTGGCCCGTATCCGCTCCCACTGGTCGGAGGCCTTCGCCCTGGCCGGGAGCGAACCCGGGAGCCTTCGGGCGCCGCTCACCGAGGACGTCGTCCTTCCCTCGGTGACAGCGCTCGGCCCGGGCCACGGAAAGGCCTGCCTGCCCGACATCGCCCGGCTCGGCCCGCTGTTCGAGGTCTTCGACGGCCACGCGGTGCTCCGCCGGATGACCCGGGACCGCTTCGTCGCCCGTTTCGGCGTCGGCGGGACGTGCGACTCGCTCGCCGGCTTCGCCGAGGAGATCGTCGCGGTCCGGGAGGTGTGCGACGGCCTGCCCCCCGGCGGTACGCCCCCCGGCGCCGGGGGGCAGGTTCGCGACCTGCTGGGCCTGCGTGCCGAGCTGGCCCGCCTGGTCCCGGCCGCCGGTCCCGGCGCCGAGGCGGTCCTGCCGGAGGAGCTGCTCGACGAGGCCGCCCGCAGGACGCCCTCCTGGGTCCGCCGGCGCCCCGCCTCCTACGGGGTCTTCGTCCAGCCGGTCCCGGACGGCCCCGCCACCCGGCTGTGCGTCAACCATGTCTACGGCGGCTGGGGCCGCTTCACCAGCCGCTTCCTCGACCACCTGGACCCGGGCGCGGGACGGCAGGTGTCGGCGCGGATAGCCGACGCGCTCGGCGAGGGCGAGCGCGTGGCCCAGGTCCGCCCGGTGGGCGGCTTCAACGCCAACCTGCATCCCCGCCTGGTGGCTGACGAGGTGTCCGAGGCCGCCGCCGCAGCGACGCTCCGGCCGGAGGAGTTGCAGCTCTTCCACGACGCCGAGGCCGACCAGTTGCGGCTGCGCGTGACCGCCACGGGCGAGCCGATCAGCGTGCTCTACCTGGGCTTCCTCCTGCCGTCCGTGCTGCCCGACCGCTGGATGCCGCTGGTGGACGACCTCGGGGCGGGCCCCGTGGACCTCGGAGGCGCGCTGGCGCAGAACCGGCCGTACGCGACCGCCCTCGGCCCGATCGGCTACCGGCCCCGGCTGCGGTATCGCGACGTCGTCGTGGCCCGCGCCCAGTGGCGGCTACCGAAGGAGGCGGTGCACGCCTGGCGTGCCGAACTCGACCGGGATCCGCCGGTGCAGGCCGTGGCCCGCCGGCGCGCGCTGCTCGGCCTCCCCGAGCACGTCTTCGTCGCCGCCGCTCCTCCCAGGGGCGCCGCCGGGACGGGTGCGCTCATGACCGGTCTCGCACAGCCCAAGTCGCAGTACGTGGACCTCGGCAGCGCCCTGCACCTGCGCTGCCTGTCGCGCACCCTGGCCCGCTACCCCGACGGCGTCGTCGTCGGCGAAGCCCTGCCCGTACCGATGCCGGGCGTGCGTGCCGTCGAACTCGTCATCGAGACCTACCGGAGCCATCCATGA
- a CDS encoding DUF4232 domain-containing protein: MNSRESRVGSIRRGLRGTLLGAAAVAALLTATACQSSGDDGEVAAPSNTSPAAGSTSQSAETPGGTGTGSSSPADGRTGDGGETGGGNGTGHPDCKAADLTTAVELQDPSGETPRHFLLTVANGGKSPCVLNDAPQVRLGAGSGSPTVRTLEAPDSEPLVVAGGAKAYAGLYVFGNDEGGEARYDQADRFTATLVAGEGTELSGTLVFDLPGGLRSVSYDDAARVYGWAGTEGLAMRPITEL; this comes from the coding sequence ATGAACTCGAGGGAATCCAGGGTCGGTTCGATCCGCAGGGGCCTGCGCGGCACCCTCCTGGGGGCGGCCGCGGTCGCGGCCCTGCTGACGGCCACCGCCTGCCAGTCGTCCGGGGACGACGGCGAGGTCGCCGCCCCGTCCAACACCTCCCCTGCCGCGGGGAGCACGTCGCAGAGCGCCGAAACCCCGGGCGGCACCGGGACCGGCAGCAGCAGCCCGGCCGACGGGAGGACCGGGGACGGCGGCGAGACCGGCGGCGGCAACGGCACCGGCCACCCGGACTGCAAGGCCGCCGACCTCACCACCGCGGTCGAGCTCCAGGACCCCTCCGGGGAGACGCCCCGGCACTTCCTGCTGACCGTCGCCAACGGCGGCAAGTCGCCGTGCGTCCTCAACGACGCCCCGCAGGTGCGGCTCGGGGCCGGCAGCGGCTCCCCGACCGTACGGACCCTCGAAGCGCCGGACAGCGAGCCCCTCGTCGTCGCGGGAGGCGCCAAGGCGTACGCGGGGCTCTACGTCTTCGGCAACGACGAGGGGGGCGAGGCGCGGTACGACCAGGCCGACCGCTTCACCGCCACCCTGGTCGCCGGCGAGGGCACGGAACTCAGCGGCACCCTCGTCTTCGACCTGCCGGGCGGCCTCCGCTCCGTCTCCTACGACGACGCGGCGCGGGTCTACGGCTGGGCGGGAACCGAGGGCCTGGCCATGCGCCCGATCACCGAGCTCTGA
- a CDS encoding cupin domain-containing protein, translating to MSEPQTTAGEGFHPHLHDAPSPPGTSPRSRLHHIRAGALDGDTAQTGGMRRFAAVSGRTVGSEKLWMGQTHVAAATSSTDHHHGESETAIYVVSGHPEFVFLDSPDGPGGAPGEVRLRTSPGDYVFVPPFVPHREENPDPDAEAVVVIARSTQEAIVVNVPGLYVPGPDAGPARD from the coding sequence ATGAGCGAGCCGCAGACGACCGCGGGGGAAGGCTTCCACCCCCACCTCCACGACGCCCCGAGCCCTCCGGGAACCTCGCCGCGGTCCCGGCTGCACCACATCCGGGCAGGCGCCCTGGACGGCGACACGGCGCAGACGGGCGGCATGCGCAGATTCGCCGCCGTCAGCGGCCGCACGGTCGGCTCGGAGAAGCTGTGGATGGGCCAGACCCATGTGGCCGCCGCGACGTCCTCCACCGACCACCACCACGGCGAGTCGGAGACCGCCATCTACGTGGTGAGCGGGCACCCCGAGTTCGTCTTCCTCGACTCCCCCGACGGCCCGGGCGGCGCCCCCGGGGAGGTGCGGCTGCGCACCTCCCCCGGCGACTACGTCTTCGTCCCGCCCTTCGTCCCCCACCGCGAGGAGAACCCGGACCCCGACGCGGAGGCCGTCGTCGTCATCGCCCGCAGCACCCAGGAGGCCATCGTGGTCAACGTCCCCGGGCTGTACGTGCCGGGTCCCGACGCCGGGCCCGCGCGGGACTGA